The sequence TTTTGGCGAAGTATTTTTGCAATTACAGCAGCAAAGTGAAGACGCAGTTTTTTAAGACGGAAGAAGTGGCAGCTGTTCCCCATAGATGGATTGTTTAGGTCCCTACACATGGATTTGCAGAGCAGCCTTAGGCAGAATTTCATTACAAGCTCAGTCAGTACTTTCATCGCATTTatacagaagcagcaggatCCAATATAAAACAATTACTTTACAGTTACGCTTTTAAACAATAGGCTTGAATCTTTTTTCTATTCTAATAGGTTTTCACACACAAATCTGCTTTTGACAGTAGCTGAGAATTAATTGATCCCCTTTAACAGAGCATGCCTACAAGGGCTACTCCTAGTCACGACACAATTGCACCCTGCCTGGCCTCAGACACCTGTTAGGTCTTCTGCAGATTTTGACTACTAGAGGCAATAGCTCCAGACTTAAGATACTTGAAAGACAAGGTAAGTAACAACTTTCTTCCTAACTctgtccatttttatttttttactccttCAGTTTATCATATACTTCTTCTATTAAATTCCATAAATTGGTCATGAGGAGTTTCTTAGTGTCTCCTCATGCAGGGCATTGAGATAGCACGGGCGTACACACCCCGTCATGTGTCATAATGTGTTAATACACTGAGGCCAGCAGGAATGAAGTAGTAAAGCAGCCAAAATACAGAAGCTTTCGATCTGAGGCATTAGGCAACCAACTTTATCAAGTCTCCATTTTGTAAAGCTCTGGAATTGCAACTGCTCCGAGGAGGTGAGGGAGGAGGATGTGCCAGCAGTActagcacagcagcagcaccagtgctACTGacccagaaacaaaacactccCCTGGGGAAGAGTTCTTCCAGTTGCCTCACACAGTCCTACTCCACATACCGAACACAAAAGGCAACGAAGCAGCAGCCAATCAGTGCCACCATGGAGGCCGAAATCACCGTGACCACGCTGCCAGCCACGCtaaccagcagccccaggcccaCGCCCAGGATGATCTGGGCCAGCTGGACCATGCAGGTGAGGGCAGCGCAGTCAATGCCCTTCCCTCGCTCGTGGTCCCCAGATTGCTCCCAGTCCTGCAGCTTCAGGCTctgcaaataaacacaaaacaaaactccagtGAAACGAGAGAGCCCCGATAACCTGCAGCTCTCAGCCAATGTGCTGACACCACCCCCAAAGGCAGCACGACAGGTCAAGAgctctctgcttcctttctgtttttttctgcttgtccCACAGAGGTTACAGAATTCAAACACATATTGTACAAGTGATAATGAGTTTTCCAAGTTACCCCCAAATTGTCCCATTTCTCTCATCTCATCATAGAGTTTTTCCCTCTATACCATTTCTCAAGGAAAGAATTGAAACACAATCAGAAAATTAAGCTGTTTCCTTGAAGTTCAAGCCTATACGAGCTCTGGGAACCTGAAATTTCACATTACAGGACACCTGATCATGCACAGCTTAGCTCCAACTCCCATGGTTGAAGGAGAGCCTCAAAGGGACATTAAGATGAGTCTATGTCCCACACATAATTCATATTTCATAGTTTAGATTATAATTCATTATGATGGAGCATTAAGCTGTGACATATTTCAAAGCACATACAGGAGTTCAGTACTGAAATCTaaatttaaagcttttattgctgaggaaaaaaataaatctggaaaGAAATATCCAGACTAGGATTTTTCTACATTGCAGAAAACCAGTATTAACTGCTGATTATCTGCATATCTGCTATGGCATACAGAGCAGGGCAAAAGGCTTCCTTTTTTATATACAAGCGTCTCATGTATGAGCACCCTGTGAGGGTTGTTGAttactggaacaggttgaccTGAGtgattgtggagtctccatccttggaaatacTCAAACCAGACTGGACACGACCCTGGGCAACCTCCAccaggtggccctgcttgagcagaggggttggactacatgatctctAGACATCTCTTCTAacttcagctgttctgtgaCTCCTTCTAGGAAGgaattgttctgtttctttgggAAATTGAGTGAGACTTTACATATTTATTGTTCTTCTTGCATAGGCTATTGAATGTAGAAGATTGTATTGTAACAAACAAAAGGTTTCCATGCTGTCAGCTATCTGTGCTGCTGTCTTCTGGTCTCCAGATGCTCTCAGCCTTTAAgatgttttttgcttttcacaAGAGCTATGACATTGCCTTTGAGTTGTTACTACACTAAGCTCAGAAGTACTGGAAACAGTCTCTTCCTAATCCAGCAGACAAAATTGAATTTGGGACCTAGGAAACAGCAGCATGGAACAGGAGTTGAAATGCCATCACTTTTGGTAGAATGCACAGTGAGGAAAAATGTCTGCTCTTTATTCTGGAATAATACAGTCCTTTTACCTGAAGTACTTCCAATTTTAGACACAATTTTTTGTAAACTGTATCTATTTTGTTGGGCTGTGCCCAATGTTCCTGTGTGTCAGTAGTTCTGACCACAATTATATGAATGTGTAAATGAATGCAATATTGCacttaatgtttcctttttattttttccatcttgtaCAACATAGAAGATTTTATATAAATCTAATTCTGTTAATACCAGATCTAACATGGAATTATGTAACAATGAACATTTGGCATACAAAGTACCATGCACCTAACAAGAAACAATTGCTTGTCTTACAAGTAACATTTGAATCTATTAGCCTTTGAAAGTCCATGAAAACTtcagcatattttatttaatttctgtcttgaaaCAGCTCTAAATCAGAGCTACACTACACTTTAGCCTTTAATCCCTCTCTGAGTTGGCTGGCCTGAGGTTAGGATTGTGATCTCACCCTAAACTGGGTTCATTCCCTGTCCTTTTTATGTCTTTCTAAAACTCTTAATCATGATCATTCTCTGTTGGAAGGAAGAGAtaagttaacaaaaaaaattagaatcagatctgtgaaatatttaacaTCATTGAAACATCCTCCTAGGATTCAACAGAATAATTAAGAGAGCTTTTGTATTCATCCTTGTGATGGTGATGCTTAAAATTTGTACAGAACAGTAGGACATGTTCTCAAGGACATGATCTATCCCTGTGCTAATCTCAACTATGTTTCTGTGTTGATTTTCAACAGGTCAGCATTTcctttattaatttcttcaaatatCCTCAGATAAAACAAGAACTTTTCCTAAGTCCTCCCAGTTCTCCTTAATCCTTCTTGTTTCCAGCTCTCTCACTAACATAAGAGACTTGAGAGAACTTTTCCATTAAAGAGCTCAATGTTTTACAAGACACGAAGATCCTGCTGTGCCCTGTAACACGATATAAGGAAAGAATGCTTTTCCAGATTTTCCTTGGAAACAGGATTTCATGCTGTGGAGGACCAAAAGCCAGCCCCACACATTTAGAGAGACAATGAGTATGTGGTATATAATTTAATAGTGAACTCTATAAAACTACTTTAATTTCATAACTTCATTAGCTAACAGTTTTTGTAACACTTTGCAGTTAATTAAAACTTCTGCCACTCTTTACAGTGTGGGTATTAACTTTAGGAACTCATAGGTCAAGTCCTCAGCTAATACAGCTGAAAGGAAGGCAGCACTTGAAGGGAACATGAAGTGGAGCCCAGTTACCTTCTTACTGTCTGAACACATACTGGGATTGGCTTTGCTTCCATTGTAATGAGAAATAATTGTCTCACTGCTGGGCTGTTTGGAGAGATTGGAGGTGGGACTTAGCTCTCTCTGTCAAAAACTTTCACTTGCAACATGTGTCCTCATAAACAgcttgaaatgcaaaataaaagctgctcACCAGTTCTATCTGGTTTTCTCCCAAAACAGACTAAACAGACCCAGACTTACCCTTCCTTAGGCATTGAACTCACCTCTTCTTCCCTGTGATACTGTGCAATGAGGTGGAATGGCACTGTGTAGAGTGTGCTGGACATGACACCAAAGAGGGAACACAGAGCCAGAGTGGAGTAGACATTGGGAAACAAGCCAATTAATCCAGTGCCCAGTCCAAAAAGTAGGTATCCAGTGAAATAAAGTCCCTTTAGTCCTACATATGGCAGAATGATTTTCTGCAGGTCTGTGAAAAGAAAGTGAGAATGATGATAAGACTAAGATGAAACAGGTCCCATTTCAGCAGGGAGCTCCTTTCAGGGCTTTTATTTGGTAAAACGCAATGAAGGATATAATCTTACTGATTTTGGAAATTGCCTCAAATTATTGTACGTATGAACTTGCCAAAGAATACTTGTTTTCTCTGGAGATAGTCTTATTCTGGCATAGCCAGAAAAGAAATAGTTAACAACCATTCAGGAAGACCTGCCCTCAGTGACAACCTCAGACATTTCCGTTGTTTGATTATAATTCGGACATTTGGCATCAACCTCTCTCTGAGCTgagaaggggctacagaaatGCCTCTACTTCAGCTCCAAAGAATAAAAGTTTTCCCCTAAGCCTCTTTTAGACTCCCAGTTCAGCCCTCAGTTCAGCCCTGCTCATTTGAGTCTTCACATGGCAAGTAGTTTCTTTAATTCTTGGCAAGAGCTACGGTGAAATCTGGGGAACTGTGCTAGCATATTTACACGTAATTAAGGAGAGAAAGGTTCATGCTTCTGGCAAGAACTTCTACTGCATTGtgcaagatttattttaagatgaaTGCAGATGGAGAGTGGACATCAGAGGGACCTTCGAGAACATACAGCTACAGCACTGCTAGGTGAAAGAACATCTCAGAATGATGCCCATGGCATCCATTTTAGTTTGGCATTTAACTTCAGGATGATTCTCAAGTGTTCAGGGTCAGTTCACATGCAGAACAATGCCTTACTCTCAAAGTGACCCCTCATTATGTGGTCAGAAACTCTTCATGTTAAGATAcgagtttttaaaaatactgaaaatgcaaCATCTCTTAAAGgtttaatatggaaaaaaaacccagttaaTTTGGCatcactttatttatttttttttaaatggcaaataGTGAACAGTTTAAACACTGTTTCAAAATGCAGTATTGGAGTACCTTCCTGGGTACTTACAAGAATAGACTGATGAAGAAATTGCATTGATGCAGAGCCCCCAGCATCCCATCTCTACTCCTGTTCTGTAGGTAAGGTAAAGTGTGGAGTTACGAGGTGCATAAGGACTGCCCTGGTATACAACCTGAAAGAGAccacagagatcacagaagcCAAGGACAGGCTGCATGTACATAAAGCTCCTTTTTATGAAAACAGGGCACCCTCATCCCTGGCAGGAGTGATACTTAGCACCCAAGAAATCTGTTAAGCAGTGCCCTGATCATCCCTTCAGAGTTCTCCTCATTTCACACTCATTTCTCCCAGATTCTCACATCCCAATCTCCTTCTCACTTATTACCCTCTGCCTTTTCCTAGCCACTCTACATTGACTCATTTGCACTTTTTCTGTGTGGTGTCTCATTTCCcattctccttccttctctacTTCCGCCTTCTTGCTTTAGCCTTTCTTTCCTTAAtttatttgcaattaattttttgtgCTTCCTTTTCCAGGTTTACCCCAACACGCTCATTTGTCCACCCAGTAACTGTCTTATTCAGGTCCTTATCTATGCAAGTTGCCCATATACACtgcaggcaaaagaaaaaaacaaactccttCTCacctacaaagaaaaaagaaggcaagGAAATGGGAATACTGCatggaaagcacagaaaacaacaggaagTGGCAATGAGAGCACATTTGTACCCTGGAAGAAAGGAGGCAGACAGGATCATATAAATAAGAATCTCTGGCAGGGACGTACGGTCATACTGCCTGGGAATGAGGTGGAAAAGGGAGCAGAGGGTATCACAAAGGCAAATAATTGCTGGCACAAGGGACTGAGGGAATGGTTTAAAGACTCGTGGCAGGGACAGCCAAATTCAAGGAGACAAGAGCTTGCGGTTTTTGAGTAGCTCACTGtgcacacagagctgcagagcctTAAGTGCGGGTGAACAGCCTGTGCCTGCATTACTTTAGGCAAGAAACCTGCCCACCTTGGTGTGGCTCCAAAGCTAAGGCAGAGAGCAGATGTGCTTGGAACAGCTCGAAGAGTATAATCAGGGACAGTTAAATAGATACAAATAGCCTTGCAAATACTAAAAGGCTTTCCCCAAAGATCCAACAGATGGGCTCAGAACAAGGCCTTGAGGTCAAATGCCTGTTTTACAAAACCCTCACTGAGCCACCCAGTTACAACAGGTTCTGCCACCACCATAATTTCTCCAGGAATATTACACTGTCTCATTTTTGGTGGAGGAGGAGAtgcaaggaggaaagagaagtgaGAGGATTTTATGCTTTTACCTGTCCCATGAAATCGGTGAAGAAGAGCATGTTGGACAGGAAAGCCATCCATCCAAAGAGGTGGCTCACGCAGAGGTAGCGATAGTGGGATGGCATGCTTAAAAGAGTCTTCAAGAGTGATTTAAGGGTCATCCGCCTTTGATCCTAAAAGCAAGTATTCAAGAATAATACTGTATTGCCCTGAAAGCTAATAAAATAGCTGAATGCAAGTGAAGAAGGCCTCAGcctcttttccttgctttacttccaaaagtttattattttttgctagAAAGGGCTTCTTGTGTACTGAATGTCCTTCCATATATATTTGGTTTGCCTAATACAATAATCTGAAAGATTCTGAGGctcagggagagctggggcaTATTAGCAAGGATGTAATGTTTCTTGCTGTTATGATGAGTAGAATTATTATGCACTTATAgagcaaagcaaaagctttaTGGAGATAatcagtttaaattaaaaacttcctaaattgaaaatttaaatggaaaatttaaagCTGCCATGGGAAAAATGACACTCAAAATACTTCCTGAGAATTAAAATGTATCAATTGTGGAATATGGCACTTCTGAGACCTTGTTGCCACTTCCTTCTATGTGCTAAATCCCCTAGAAAACTTTGCCTCTTCTGGCATATTGTGAGGTTTTCACTCTGTACTGTCCTCGTCTCCATGGGGCTGGAAAAGACTGTGAGATCACAGGAGATGCAGCATCACTCAAAATGTGAGCTCCAGCACCTGAGCACCTCATCTCATGGGAGAAACAACTAATTTCAAAATCAATGCATTATTGGTGCTGGGTAACAAATCTCactgatgggaaaaaaacataattcttCACCATCTTCAATGGCCCACCTTATCTCCCTCCTCCTTGTCTGAGCCCAAAACtctccttcagtttcttttccagttaCATTCATCAAGTATTGCTTGAATTTCTTTTAGTACTGTAAGTGTGCCTGATGTCAGGCATTTGCAACACACAGTTCTAACTGCGTTAAAGCTCCAGAATGGCCCTttgactttaaagaaaaataataataataaaaaaatatattattttctctgtccACGATGGAACACTTCCAGTTTTCTCTAGTGATGTTTGGAGACAACAATGTTGGCAGAGCTGGTAAGGGAAGCTGCATGGTCATGAAATGTGTAACAACTGTAAGTTATGTTCATTACTGGAAAGCTGATCTTCAATTTGCTGTAAGATAACGacattttttacttcctttaatATTCTACCTACTTTTcacaattttgttttcctttgaaatagGATATGCTGCAAGCTACTCTATGAATAATCACCACATACAAAGTTGGAAAATACTTTGCTCCAGTGGGAAGTTTTTAATCCTCATAGGAATGCAAAAATTCAAGTTGCTGACTTTCACTTTAAACTGCATATTGTCCAAATCCCTTGGAATTTCTTTTGGCATCACTGTCCGTTTTAAACACAGTAAGCTTTCTATTCTTctacaattatttaaaaacagaaagaaaaaaaaaagaaaaaaaaaagaaaaagaaaaagaaaaaatatgtttctgcaTTGTCTCATTAGTTTTATTTCAAGGATAATTACTGTCATTTGACTTGGCTTACTTAATTTGTTCAGCTCTTCCACATAGTCCTTTAAAAACAGTCTTTCCAATCAAAGTGTTAACATAAGGCCATGGAGCTACAAAGGACCCTGCTCTAATTACAGAGAACAGTTTGATGGCAAGATAGAAATGCTTGCTTTCTATTTAGGTATTTTAGAGAGTGAAAACTTAAATGTTTAATGCACACATTCAACACATACCAACACACAAACCCCACATTAGTTTAAACAATGTGCTCCATGAAGGTGCCTTAATCTTCAAAAGCTCACAGTACTGCACCATTTTCTCTATAAAATCACTACAACTCAAGGCCTAAGATATATAACATATAATAACATAATTATATAGAGGACTCAATATTACTCGGGTTTTATGGCAGTACATCCGGAGTAATTTGGCACCAAACTAAAGCACAAAACATGACTTACTTTGGATGTCTGTTAATACTGTAATAGGTCAAACCTCATTCATAATCATGGTAGCTATTAGTATGTAAGAGCACAATCCTTAATTCGTAAGATATAGAACCATGATGCCTACAGCACAAAAAAGGGTCACATAAAAACAGGAAGCCAAACCATTTCTTCGAGGAAGCAGTTACAGTAGTGAATGAACTCAGAAAACATGTGCCACAAGAGGCAGACCACTAAGGCAGTGAGTGTCTAGCATTTATGCATGCCCATGCACATCAAAGGAACGTGAGACAGATCAAAGCACTGGGAGCCTCCGACAGGCTGTCCAGCTCCAAGTACAGAGAGGAGGGCAATGGCACAACCTGGCCCAGAGAGGATGCCAGAGCTTTACCTCAGGTGTAAGAAATTACTGATCCAGTGTAATTACTTCTTGCCAAGGTAGAGGCTACCCCAGTCCATAGTCTCTTCCTCTTGTTCTCACTGCATCTGGTCTCTCATCTTCATTTACCATCCCTCCTCTAGAGCCCACATGGGCCAAGCAGTCAGTGACACTCAGCATCTCTGACAATTTGCGGGATGCTCAGAGTGATCAGTGCTGGTGAAGGATGCTGGCTGCTCAAGATGGCCTATGGTGGGGAAACAGGGACAGCATCGTAGCATGCCAGCCATACTCTCCTGACAAAGTGTTGCTTGCTGCTCCTCTCTGTGTTTGCCTGGCATTCTCATCAAGCAGTGTTCATCTTTTAGCCTACCTGTGTCACATCtgtttaataatatttttctttgggtTAGGAATGCCAAGTGCTActaaaatagaaatgaaaaatagtaaAAGATAATAAATCCCTTTTATTTGTAGCTCAAGCATGAGTTGAAGTTTCTAACTTATAACCACCTGCACATTCTCAGTATTTTTTACCTGATTTATCCAGACCTGAATCAGGGATAGCAACACATAACACCAAGAGATCCtaagtgaaatgaaaacaacaagCAAGTGCCTCATCACTTATTGTTACATTAGAAGTCAAATACATACATCAGCCTTCACTTAATTAAAGTACCATGAGAACGCAGTGAGCACTCCTAGCATTGAAAGTGATTAACCAAACAGTAAAAACTATTATTTGTTGCCAAGACCATTACAGAAACGTTCTCTCCAGATATTTTTCAGATAGATTCACCTTTTCCTAGATGCCTTAGATTGAAGCAATACCtcataaaaatgcagcagaaacaaattAACAGTGATGATTTGAGAGCACTTGCTATTCTCCCCCACCTGAAAGTTCCACCAAAGACACAGCTACAACATCGCTCCAAAATAAAACTAGAACTCTGGAAGTGAGGCAACATTGTTGCAGAAGAACCCATTTTAAACACATCAGTACTGTCCCTGAATCCCCAAAGAAAGGCTGAGCAGAAGCATAGCTGGCCTGTTTACCAGACCAAGGAATGAACACTGTGTACGTTGTATGTATGTAAGTGTGTGGACTTCAAAAGGAGCTACAGATTCATATCAAAGATTAAGTGCCTCTAGTCCTTGTCCACAACGTGATGTCAATCCTGTCAGGACTAAAGGACCAAGTACATCCTCTTGACAAAATTCACAAAAGGATATCATGAGAATGACACTGAGCAGAAACCTGGACCCGGCTCTTCCTCATCCCTGACAATTGTTCAAAGCATCATCCCTCTTGCTGACACTGTATCCTAATGGAGGATTCTTCTTCTCTGTGTGTGAAAGGGCTCCATTCAAAATAGCCAGCATTAGCTAATAAAAGGATCTCCAAGGATGGGATGATCTGGGTTACAAAAGAACCTCCACACTTACCTCTCTACAGGCTGTAGCAGAGTCGCTCCTTGATGTAGCTGCAGCCTTTCTTTCAGCAAGTGTCAGCTTTGAGTAACCATTCCTGATTTCCCCCTCTGTGGAGTTATACTTGAATGATTTGGTCATTTCCAACAGGAACTTTTGCTCTTCGTTTTCATATCTGAGTGGGACTTCAGGAATACTGCGCAGATGTAGGGTAAGGCAGATTAGGAAAACCAAGGCCGAGAGCAAGAAAATCATCTGGAACTCCGACGGCAAGGTATATCCTAGTAAAGTCAGACTCCAATCCATAGCACCTGTCAGGTAGCCCAGGGCTCCTCCCAAACCTACAGGGGTGggaaaatatgagaaaaaagtATCTACTGGCATtgataaaataaagaaacagtaaaCAATACCCTCAACAGGTGATCCTCTCCAGAAATCATTGAATAGTCACTCTCTGAATATTAATCAGAAGAACAGGAATACTGAACTAGTCACACATATAAGCAGTTACCAAAATATCTCCTTAGCTGTGGTGGACAGACATGGCAAATAAAGCAACAGGGGCCTCAATGTTTTTTCTTGGCTCTttgaagctttattttcttttaaaaagtgagtaacaaaaaaagaaattctactgaattttgtgagttttttaaaaattcacaatttttaaaaaattttataGAGACTATAGCTTCAAAAAAATGTGTTCTATACAGCTGAatctaaacagaaatattttctccctttgaaaattaataaaaaaggaaaataaacctaaaataattttttgtagtTACCAAAAAACATCagcattcagaaaacaa is a genomic window of Apus apus isolate bApuApu2 chromosome Z, bApuApu2.pri.cur, whole genome shotgun sequence containing:
- the SLC45A2 gene encoding membrane-associated transporter protein, with product MTLTKENFHSALPPASQMANIEMDSTRENEASLLKSLMRTGAVVPRKRAAGRLVMHSMAMFGREFCYAVEAAFVTPVLLSVGLPKNLYSLVWLISPILGFVLQPVVGSASDHCTCSWGRRRPFILGLGIIMLLGMALYLNGDVMVSAFIDETDKKRTWAIVITMLGVVLFDFAADFIDGPIKAYLFDVCSHRDKERGLHFHALFTGLGGALGYLTGAMDWSLTLLGYTLPSEFQMIFLLSALVFLICLTLHLRSIPEVPLRYENEEQKFLLEMTKSFKYNSTEGEIRNGYSKLTLAERKAAATSRSDSATACREDQRRMTLKSLLKTLLSMPSHYRYLCVSHLFGWMAFLSNMLFFTDFMGQVVYQGSPYAPRNSTLYLTYRTGVEMGCWGLCINAISSSVYSYLQKIILPYVGLKGLYFTGYLLFGLGTGLIGLFPNVYSTLALCSLFGVMSSTLYTVPFHLIAQYHREEESLKLQDWEQSGDHERGKGIDCAALTCMVQLAQIILGVGLGLLVSVAGSVVTVISASMVALIGCCFVAFCVRYVE